In the genome of Drosophila yakuba strain Tai18E2 chromosome 3R, Prin_Dyak_Tai18E2_2.1, whole genome shotgun sequence, one region contains:
- the LOC120321820 gene encoding phenoloxidase-activating factor 2-like → MTGCKSTFISICAITLLGLSSPAPQQNINAQKNIDEIFNTNSNRPAQLHSGIGLVVTPDPIETIRQHSNFSSTSGKTATCNCVPYYKCDPSTNSVTEDGSFDGFGVIDIRFNADDPICPASVDVCCDDNRTLNRTLNPTPLDQRPNQPRGCGVRNTGGLDFTLSGVSQNEAGFGEFPWTVALLHSENSSYFCAGSLIHKQVVLTAVHCVETVKTGSFIVRAGEWDTQTTKERLPYQERSVQTVIWHPEYKSRNIAYDFALVILSQPVALDDHINVICLPQQDDIPEPGNTCFSTGWGKDDFGSMGKYSAIMKRVPLPIVEFNNCQTRLRGTRLGPKFALDRSFICAGGQRGIDTCQGDGGAPLACPIGSTSESRYQQAGIVAWGIGCNEEVPAAYANVALARSWIDQQMLANGFGTAVYTA, encoded by the coding sequence ATGACTGGCTGTAAAAGTACTTTTATATCAATATGTGCAATTACATTATTAGGCCTATCGTCACCTGCTCCTCAGCAGAATATAAACGCACAAAAGAACATtgatgaaatatttaatactaaTAGTAATCGTCCAGCGCAACTGCATAGCGGAATCGGATTAGTGGTTACACCCGATCCCATAGAAACCATAAGACAACATTCAAATTTCAGTTCAACTAGTGGCAAAACTGCCACTTGTAATTGCGTACCTTATTATAAATGTGATCCATCAACGAATAGTGTCACTGAAGATGGCTCTTTTGACGGATTTGGTGTTATAGACATTCGTTTTAACGCCGATGATCCAATATGCCCGGCATCTGTAGACGTATGTTGTGATGATAATAGGACGCTCAATAGGACGTTGAATCCGACGCCCTTGGATCAAAGACCAAACCAACCAAGGGGCTGCGGTGTTCGCAACACAGGTGGATTAGATTTTACTCTTTCCGGGGTATCCCAAAATGAAGCGGGCTTTGGCGAGTTTCCATGGACGGTAGCATTATTGCATTCAGAAAATTCAAGCTATTTCTGTGCTGGATCACTTATACATAAACAGGTGGTTTTGACCGCTGTGCACTGTGTTGAGACGGTTAAAACAGGATCATTTATTGTCCGAGCTGGAGAGTGGGACACACAAACAACGAAAGAGCGCCTACCGTATCAAGAAAGATCGGTTCAAACTGTTATATGGCATCCAGAATATAAAAGCAGAAACATAGCTTATGATTTCGCACTTGTAATTCTAAGTCAACCAGTTGCTTTGGATGATCACATTAATGTTATATGTTTACCACAACAAGATGATATTCCGGAACCCGGTAACACATGTTTTTCTACCGGCTGGGGAAAAGATGATTTTGGTTCTATGGGCAAATATAGCGCCATAATGAAACGTGTTCCATTGCCCATTGTCGAGTTTAACAATTGTCAAACACGACTTAGAGGCACTAGACTTGGACCAAAGTTTGCATTGGATAGGTCATTCATATGCGCAGGTGGACAGCGTGGCATTGATACTTGTCAAGGGGATGGCGGAGCTCCACTAGCTTGTCCTATTGGAAGTACAAGTGAATCCCGATATCAGCAGGCTGGTATAGTTGCTTGGGGAATAGGATGTAATGAGGAAGTTCCAGCAGCTTATGCCAACGTAGCCTTGGCCCGAAGTTGGATTGACCAGCAAATGTTAGCCAATGGCTTCGGAACGGCAGTGTACACAGCTTGA